In Oryza sativa Japonica Group chromosome 2, ASM3414082v1, the following are encoded in one genomic region:
- the LOC4329637 gene encoding pentatricopeptide repeat-containing protein At3g62890 — translation MAPALPRRLLPWLRTPPSSSSAAAFSSAPSRGCPLHAALARRGAPAAASLALYARIREEASPPTPFTFSLLLAALASSSSSSPSPSPSAGCARLAAACLAHAQAFKCGALAHPVVTNSLLKLYCSLGLLDRARRVLYSGGAALDVVSWNTMVSGYGKGGDLGAAREVFARMPERNLVSWSAMVDACVRAGEFGEALWVFDRMMREEFRPDVVVLVSVLKACAHLGAVERGRWVHRYLETGSFGGRRGNLMLETALVDMYCKCGCMEDAWQVFDGVHRRDVVLWNAMIGGLAMNGYGERALELFRRMLQKGFMPNESTFIAVLCACTHTGRVDEGKRVFKSMQDYGIKPQREHYGCLADLLGRAGNVEEAEALLLDMPMEPHASQWGALMSSCQMHNDINVGERVGKRLIELEPYDGGRYVVLFNLYAVNGRWEEARTIRQMMEDRGAKKETGLSFIELNGLVHEFISGDTRHPLTRKIYALLEDIERRLQLIGYVKDTSQVIMDMDDEEDKGIALSYHSERLALAFGILNIPQGVPIRIVKNLRVCRDCHVHSKLVSKLYEREIIVRDRHRFHVFRDGVCSCNDYW, via the coding sequence ATGGCGCCCGcgctcccccgccgcctcctcccctggCTCCGGACcccaccttcctcctcctccgccgccgccttctcgtcGGCGCCCTCCCGAGGCTGCCCGCTccacgccgcgctcgcccgccgcggcgccccggcggccgcctccctcgccctgTACGCCCGCATCCGCGAGGAGGCATCGCCGCCCACCCCGTTCaccttctccctcctcctcgccgccctcgcgtcgtcgtcgtcgtcttccccgTCCCCTTCTCCGTCCGCAGGCtgcgcgcgcctcgccgccgcgtgcctCGCCCACGCTCAGGCGTTCAAGTGCGGCGCGCTCGCGCACCCCGTCGTCACCAACTCCCTCCTCAAGCTCTACTGCTCGCTGGGCCTCCTCGACCGCGCGCGCAGGGTGCTCTACTCCGGTGGTGCCGCGCTGGACGTCGTCTCGTGGAACACGATGGTGTCCGGGTACGGCAAGGGCGGGGACCTGGGCGCTGCGCGGGAGGTGTTCGCCAGAATGCCCGAGCGGAACCTGGTTTCCTGGAGTGCCATGGTggacgcgtgcgtgcgtgccggGGAGTTTGGGGAGGCTTTATGGGTGTTCGATCGGATGATGCGGGAGGAATTCAGGCCAGATGTGGTGGTGCTGGTGAGCGTGCTCAAGGCATGCGCGCATCTCGGCGCCGTTGAAAGGGGGCGTTGGGTTCATAGGTATCTGGAGACAGGGAGTTTTGGAGGTAGGCGTGGAAATCTCATGCTTGAGACAGCTCTTGTGGACATGTACTGCAAATGTGGGTGCATGGAGGATGCCTGGCAAGTTTTCGATGGAGTTCATCGTCGCGATGTGGTGTTGTGGAATGCGATGATCGGTGGGCTTGCGATGAATGGCTATGGTGAGCGTGCTCTCGAATTATTCCGAAGGATGCTTCAGAAGGGTTTCATGCCAAATGAGTCGACGTTTATTGCTGTTTTATGTGCATGCACCCATACAGGGCGTGTGGACGAAGGGAAAAGGGTTTTCAAGTCCATGCAGGATTATGGCATTAAGCCACAAAGGGAGCACTATGGATGCTTAGCTGATCTCCTTGGCCGTGCAGGGAATGTAGAAGAAGCTGAAGCTCTGTTACTGGATATGCCAATGGAGCCACATGCTTCTCAATGGGGTGCACTCATGTCATCATGCCAAATGCACAATGACATCAATGTGGGTGAGCGTGTGGGTAAGCGGCTTATTGAGCTAGAGCCATATGATGGTGGCCGTTATGTTGTTCTATTCAACCTATATGCTGTCAATGGTCGATGGGAAGAAGCAAGGACCATTCGGCAGATGATGGAGGATAGGGGAGCCAAGAAAGAAACAGGTTTGAGCTTCATAGAGTTAAATGGTTTGGTCCATGAATTTATTTCCGGGGATACAAGACATCCTCTCACAAGGAAAATCTATGCACTATTGGAAGATATAGAGAGGAGATTGCAACTAATTGGCTATGTTAAGGATACAAGCCAGGTGATTATGGACATGGATGATGAGGAAGATAAGGGCATCGCCCTATCCTACCACAGCGAGAGGCTGGCATTAGCATTTGGTATCTTAAACATTCCCCAGGGCGTTCCTATTCGTATTGTCAAGAACCTTCGAGTGTGCCGTGATTGCCATGTGCATTCCAAGCTTGTGTCCAAGCTCTACGAGCGGGAGATCATTGTGCGTGACCGTCATCGTTTCCATGTGTTTCGTGATGGAGTATGCTCATGCAATGACTATTGGTGA
- the LOC4329635 gene encoding zinc finger transcription factor YY1 isoform X1 encodes MMQTAGRRRHRWVKEWVPQDLVVAGGPCALYKWVREDRLSALKSRDKEQEAELAKPEPTTEVLFLCSYEGCGKTFVDAGALRKHAHVHGERQYVCHYAGCDKKFLDSSKLKRHFLIHTGEKNFVCPHEGCGKAFSLDFNLKAHMKTHSVDNYHVCKYPECARRFTQESKLRAHIKQQHEKGGLQNPGGSATNRSGLADHSHNSHTPKPSAAPPTPSADRPYVCPYDGCAKAYIHEYKLNLHLKKEHPNHYQDAGAQAASSKMSKRRSKPSLTAKMPLPKVPKRRGYTEPYQPPVSVVEEHQWPRNVLYEDDSEETEEEGDNVGDGARYRAASSDDDEETEDEE; translated from the exons ATGATGCAGActgccgggcgccgccgccaccgatggGTCAAGGAGTG GGTTCCGCAGGATCtggtcgtcgccggtggcccATGCGCGCTCTACAAATGGGTGCGAG AGGATAGGTTGTCAGCTCTCAAATCCAGGGACAAGGAACAAGAAGCAGAACTGGCAAAACCTGAACCAACCACCGAGGTTCTCTTCCTGTGCAGCTATGAGGGCTGCGGGAAAACTTTTGTTGATGCAGGGGCTCTTAGGAAACATGCTCATGTTCACGGGGAGAGGCAGTATGTGTGTCACTATGCCGGTTGCGACAAG AAATTTTTAGACAGCTCTAAGCTGAAGAGGCATTTTCTTATTCATACAGGAGAGAAGAACTTTGTCTGCCCTCATGAAGGCTGTGGAAAG GCTTTCTCATTGGATTTTAATTTAAAGGCACACATGAAAACACATTCTGTGGATAACTATCATGTGTGCAAGTACCCAGAATGTGCTCGAAGGTTTACACAGGAATCAAAATTAAGGGCTCATATCAAGCAACAGCATGAAAAG GGTGGTCTCCAGAATCCAGGTGGGTCTGCAACAAACCGCAGTGGTCTAGCAGACCACTCCCATAATAGTCACACACCGAAACCGTCAGCAGCTCCACCCACTCCCTCAGCTGATCGCCCATACGTCTGTCCTTATGATGGTTGTGCCAAGGCATACATTCATGAGTACAAACTTAACCTCCATCTGAAGAAAGAGCACCCTAATCACTACCAGGATGCCGGTGCTCAAGCCGCCTCTTCGAAGATGTCGAAGCGAAGAAGCAAGCCCTCCTTGACGGCCAAGATGCCACTGCCCAAGGTCCCTAAGCGCAGGGGTTACACAGAGCCATACCAACCTCCTGTTAGTGTTGTCGAAGAGCACCAGTGGCCGAGGAATGTGCTGTACGAGGACGATAGCGAGGAGACTGAGGAAGAGGGAGATAATGTTGGGGACGGGGCGAGGTACAGAGCTGCTAgcagcgacgacgatgaggagaCTGAGGACGAAGAATGA
- the LOC4329635 gene encoding zinc finger transcription factor YY1 isoform X2, with product MGQGVDLVVAGGPCALYKWVREDRLSALKSRDKEQEAELAKPEPTTEVLFLCSYEGCGKTFVDAGALRKHAHVHGERQYVCHYAGCDKKFLDSSKLKRHFLIHTGEKNFVCPHEGCGKAFSLDFNLKAHMKTHSVDNYHVCKYPECARRFTQESKLRAHIKQQHEKGGLQNPGGSATNRSGLADHSHNSHTPKPSAAPPTPSADRPYVCPYDGCAKAYIHEYKLNLHLKKEHPNHYQDAGAQAASSKMSKRRSKPSLTAKMPLPKVPKRRGYTEPYQPPVSVVEEHQWPRNVLYEDDSEETEEEGDNVGDGARYRAASSDDDEETEDEE from the exons atggGTCAAGGAGTG GATCtggtcgtcgccggtggcccATGCGCGCTCTACAAATGGGTGCGAG AGGATAGGTTGTCAGCTCTCAAATCCAGGGACAAGGAACAAGAAGCAGAACTGGCAAAACCTGAACCAACCACCGAGGTTCTCTTCCTGTGCAGCTATGAGGGCTGCGGGAAAACTTTTGTTGATGCAGGGGCTCTTAGGAAACATGCTCATGTTCACGGGGAGAGGCAGTATGTGTGTCACTATGCCGGTTGCGACAAG AAATTTTTAGACAGCTCTAAGCTGAAGAGGCATTTTCTTATTCATACAGGAGAGAAGAACTTTGTCTGCCCTCATGAAGGCTGTGGAAAG GCTTTCTCATTGGATTTTAATTTAAAGGCACACATGAAAACACATTCTGTGGATAACTATCATGTGTGCAAGTACCCAGAATGTGCTCGAAGGTTTACACAGGAATCAAAATTAAGGGCTCATATCAAGCAACAGCATGAAAAG GGTGGTCTCCAGAATCCAGGTGGGTCTGCAACAAACCGCAGTGGTCTAGCAGACCACTCCCATAATAGTCACACACCGAAACCGTCAGCAGCTCCACCCACTCCCTCAGCTGATCGCCCATACGTCTGTCCTTATGATGGTTGTGCCAAGGCATACATTCATGAGTACAAACTTAACCTCCATCTGAAGAAAGAGCACCCTAATCACTACCAGGATGCCGGTGCTCAAGCCGCCTCTTCGAAGATGTCGAAGCGAAGAAGCAAGCCCTCCTTGACGGCCAAGATGCCACTGCCCAAGGTCCCTAAGCGCAGGGGTTACACAGAGCCATACCAACCTCCTGTTAGTGTTGTCGAAGAGCACCAGTGGCCGAGGAATGTGCTGTACGAGGACGATAGCGAGGAGACTGAGGAAGAGGGAGATAATGTTGGGGACGGGGCGAGGTACAGAGCTGCTAgcagcgacgacgatgaggagaCTGAGGACGAAGAATGA
- the LOC4329638 gene encoding uncharacterized protein translates to MKPSPSTVAAFYGTLARGLDELERSLAASSAAAEFVSAASLRAALALIRAAHAGLARLVGSLHLPGGAAWLDEYMDETSRLCDACRALRLGAASLEGYSDSASRLASALRSSHLSFEVTRAMSACRRDAMAIREENRVLVETRAEALALRLAETIPPDAKFTGFNGFRGVLCATRMLTSFLLTLLSWGVLHYWPDAGGAGGATDCGAYFGAAFASALARAQQRAAAAAAAVSPSVVDAGGGAMMHEFRRARAAVEQARDAVDRAGDVAAAAAEVALRADALRSGCEDVIALIDDLFDEVAEGRKKLLDLCSGGGGN, encoded by the exons AtgaagccgtcgccgtcgacggtggcggcgtTCTACGGGACGCTGGCGAGGGGGCTGGACGAGCTGGAGCGGTCgctggcggcgtcgtcggcggcggcggagttcgtgtcggcggcgtcgctgcgggcggcgctggcgctgatccgcgcggcgcacgcggggctcgcccggctcgtcggctcgctccacctccccggcggcgccgcctggcTCGACGAGTACATGGACGAGACCTCCCGCCTCTGCGACGCctgccgcgccctccgcctcggcgccgcctccctcgagGGCTACTCCGACTCCGCCtcccgcctcgcctccgccctccgctCCTCCCACCTCTCCTTCGAG GTAACGAGGGCGATGTCGGCGTGCAGGAGGGACGCCATGGCGATCAGGGAGGAGAACAGGGTGCTCGTGGAGACGCGCGCCGAGGCGCTGGCGCTCCGCCTCGCCGAGACCATCCCGCCCGACGCCAAGTTCACCGGGTTCAACGGCTTCCGCGGCGTGCTCTGCGCGACCAGGATGCTCACCTCCTTCCTCCTCACGCTCCTCTCCTGGGGCGTGCTCCACTACTggcccgacgccggcggcgccggcggagccACCGACTGCGGCGCCTACTTCGGCGCCGCGTTCGCGtcggcgctcgcccgcgcgcagcagcgcgccgcggcggcggcggcggcggtgtcgcccTCCGTCGTCGACGCAGGGGGAGGCGCGATGATGCACGAGTTCCGGCGCGccagggcggcggtggagcaggCCAGGGACGCCGTGGACAGGGCCGGcgacgtcgcggcggcggcggcggaggtcgccCTGCGCGCCGACGCGCTGAGGTCCGGGTGCGAGGACGTCATCGCCCTGATCGACGACCTATTCGACGAGGTCGCcgaggggaggaagaagctcCTCGACctctgcagcggcggcggcggcaactaa
- the LOC4329636 gene encoding transmembrane 9 superfamily member 1, which produces MASAAAHAATATAAAVLLVVFLAPLAAASDSDHKYQSEEKVMLWVNKVGPYNNPQETYNYYSLPFCHPSNNPVHKWGGLGEVLGGNELIDSQIDIKFGRDVDKGTICSIELDPDKAKQLSDAIESSYWFEFFIDDLPLWGFVGEADRNSDNKYFLFTHKNIVIRYNGNQIIHVNLTQESPKLIDAGKALDMTYSVKWEPTNVTFAHRFDVYLDYPFFEHQIHWFSIFNSFMMVIFLTGLVSMILMRTLRNDYAKYARDDDDLETLERDVSEESGWKLVHGDVFRPPRSLALLSALVGVGTQLSALILLVILLAIIGMLYIGRGAIVTTFIVCYALTSFISGYVSGALYSRHGGKNWIKAMIMTASLFPFMCFGIGLVLNTIAIFYRSLAAIPFGTMVVVFILWAFISFPLALLGTVVGRNWSGAPNNPCRVKTIPRPIPEKKWYLTPSVIALMGGLLPFGSIFIEMYFVFTSFWNYKVYYVYGFMLLVFLILIIVTICVTIVGTYFLLNAENYHWQWTSFFSAASTAVYVYLYSVYYYHVKTKMSGFFQTSFYFGYTLMFCLGLGTLCGAVGYLGSTLFVRRIYRNIKCD; this is translated from the exons ATGGCCTCCGCTGCCGCCCacgcggccaccgccaccgccgccgccgtcctcctcgtcgtcttcctcgccccccttgccgccgcctccgactcCGACCACAAG TACCAATCGGAGGAGAAGGTTATGCTCTGGGTGAACAAGGTTGGCCCGTACAACAACCCACAGGAAACTTACAACTACTACAGCCTTCCGTTTTGCCATCCGTCCAATAACCCCGTGCATAAATGGGGAGGGCTTGGGGAGGTTCTCGGTGGAAATGAGCTGATTGACAGCCAGATCGACATAAAGTTTGGAA GGGATGTTGACAAGGGTACCATTTGTTCAATTGAACTTGATCCTGACAAGGCCAAACAGTTATCTGATGCGATTGAGAGTTCATATTGGTTTGAATTCTTCATTG ATGATTTGCCTCTATGGG GTTTTGTTGGAGAGGCAGACAGAAATAGCGATAACAAATATTTCCTTTTCACTCACAAGAACATCGTCATCAGATACAATGGCAATCAG ATTATTCATGTTAATCTTACTCAAGAAAGTCCAAAGCTTATTGATGCGGGTAAGGCAttggatatgacatattctGTCAAGTGGGAACCAACCAATGTAACATTTGCTCACCGCTTTGATGTATACCTTGACTACCCTTTCTTTGAACACCAG ATCCATTGGTTCTCAATCTTCAATTCTTTCATGATGGTTATCTTTCTCACTGGGCTAGTGTCAATGATTTTGATGCGCACTCTAAGAAATGACTATGCAAAGTATGCCCGCGACGATGATGATCTTGAAACTCTG GAAAGAGATGTCAGTGAAGAATCTGGATGGAAGCTTGTCCATGGGGATGTTTTCCGGCCTCCTCGCAGTTTGGCTCTTCTTTCAGCCCTTGTTGGTGTTGGCACACAGTTGTCTGCTCTTATTCTGCTAGTGATTTTGTTGGCAATCATCGGAATGCTGTATATTGG GCGAGGAGCTATTGTCACAACATTCATTGTTTGTTATGCCCTTACTTCATTCATCTCTGGATATGTCAGTGGTGCACTTTATTCACGGCATGGGG GGAAAAACTGGATCAAGGCAATGATTATGACAGCATCACTATTTCCGTTTATGTGCTTTGGAATTGGCCTAGTGCTTAACACAATCGCTATATTCTATCGATCATTAGCTGCCATACCATTTGGTACTATGGTGGTTGTGTTCATCCTGTGGGCCTTCATATCTTTCCCTCTTGCTCTTTTGGGAACTGTTGTTGGTAGAAACTGGAGTGGTGCCCCAAATAATCCATGCAGAGTAAAGACTATTCCTCGCCCTATCCCTGAGAAGAAATGGTACCTCACGCCTTCTGTCATTGCCCTCATGGGAGGACTGCTTCCTTTTGGTAGCATCTTCATTGAGATGTACTTTGTCTTCACATCATTTTGGAACTACAAG GTGTACTATGTATATGGGTTCATGTTGCTAGTCTTTTTGATCCTCATAATTGTCACCATCTGTGTAACAATCGTTGGTACATATTTCCTGCTGAATGCGGAGAACTACCACTGGCAGTGGACTTCATTCTTCTCTGCTGCTTCTACTGCCGTCTATGTTTACCTCTACTCCGTATATTATTACCATGTGAAGACCAAGATGTCAGGATTCTTTCAGACAAGTTTCTACTTCGGCTACACTCTTATGTTCTGCCTAGGTTTAGGAACACTCTGCG GTGCTGTCGGGTATCTTGGATCGACACTGTTTGTGAGAAGGATCTACAGGAACATAAAGTGTGACTAA